Proteins from a single region of Verrucosispora sp. NA02020:
- a CDS encoding glycoside hydrolase family 43 protein, with protein sequence MPRVLARVSALLTAFLLMVSAAPAPRADAAALDPFTGYLMAHFIGESANGEQLYLAHSRDGLTWRDLNNGAPVLLSTIGTRGVRDPALVRSPAGDRYWIVATDLRIASGTSWSDAANRGSTNLVVWESRDLVNWSAPWLINVAGAIPGAGNAWAPEAIYNAATGDYVVYWATNSARNGVTKHRIWYVRTTDFRSFTAPQLYIERPGTQGLIDTQIVEVPNSVGGYRYYRASADGHITIEASNSILGSWTTLGNLSHLGISNGTGGGNVVEGPMWAQFNGRNEWALWLDQYATGRGYMPVTSTNLGGVTNFRTRTDYAMGGTRKRHGSILNLTAAEESRVLARWGTSTPVNRIQAYTHQDRYVRHVNYDVRIDPNVNPAQDAQFRVVPGLANASGNVSFESVNHPGYYLRHYGFDFVLAANDGSSVFAADATFRQVAGLGNSSWSSFQSYNYPDRHIRHYDYQLRLDQIGDTQARNDATFRLTS encoded by the coding sequence ATGCCGAGAGTCCTGGCCCGGGTGAGCGCCCTGCTCACCGCCTTCCTGTTGATGGTGTCCGCCGCGCCCGCGCCGCGCGCCGACGCCGCCGCACTCGACCCGTTCACCGGGTACCTGATGGCGCACTTCATCGGGGAGTCGGCGAACGGGGAACAGCTCTACCTCGCCCACAGCCGCGACGGGCTGACCTGGCGCGACCTGAACAACGGCGCGCCCGTCCTGCTCTCCACCATCGGCACGAGGGGCGTCCGGGACCCCGCCCTGGTCCGCTCGCCCGCCGGTGACCGCTACTGGATCGTCGCCACCGACCTGCGCATCGCCAGCGGCACCTCGTGGAGCGACGCGGCCAACCGGGGCAGCACCAACCTGGTCGTGTGGGAGTCGCGCGACCTGGTGAACTGGTCCGCGCCGTGGCTGATCAACGTCGCCGGGGCGATCCCCGGCGCCGGCAACGCCTGGGCACCCGAGGCGATCTACAACGCGGCCACCGGCGACTACGTCGTCTACTGGGCCACCAACTCCGCGCGCAACGGCGTCACCAAACACCGCATCTGGTACGTGCGGACCACCGACTTCCGCAGCTTCACCGCACCCCAGCTCTACATCGAACGCCCCGGCACCCAGGGGCTGATCGACACGCAGATCGTCGAGGTGCCGAACAGCGTCGGCGGCTACCGCTACTACCGGGCCTCCGCCGACGGGCACATCACCATCGAGGCCAGCAACTCGATCCTCGGCTCGTGGACCACCCTCGGCAACCTGTCGCACCTCGGCATCTCCAACGGCACCGGTGGCGGCAACGTGGTGGAGGGACCGATGTGGGCCCAGTTCAACGGCCGCAACGAATGGGCGCTCTGGCTCGACCAGTACGCCACCGGGCGCGGCTACATGCCGGTCACCTCGACGAACCTGGGCGGCGTCACCAACTTCCGGACCCGCACCGACTACGCCATGGGCGGCACCCGCAAGCGGCACGGCTCGATCCTCAACCTGACGGCGGCCGAGGAGAGCCGGGTGCTCGCCCGCTGGGGCACCAGCACGCCGGTCAACCGGATCCAGGCGTACACCCACCAGGACCGGTACGTGCGGCACGTCAACTACGACGTCCGCATCGACCCGAACGTCAACCCGGCCCAGGACGCCCAGTTCCGGGTGGTGCCCGGTCTGGCGAACGCCTCCGGGAACGTCTCCTTCGAGTCCGTCAACCACCCCGGGTACTACCTGCGGCACTACGGTTTCGACTTCGTGCTGGCGGCCAACGACGGCAGCTCGGTGTTCGCCGCCGACGCCACCTTCCGGCAGGTCGCCGGGCTGGGGAACTCCTCCTGGAGCTCGTTCCAGTCCTACAACTACCCCGACCGCCACATCCGGCACTACGACTACCAGTTGCGGCTCGACCAGATCGGCGACACCCAGGCGCGCAACGACGCCACCTTCCGGCTCACCTCCTGA
- a CDS encoding potassium transporter TrkA, whose amino-acid sequence MGKGIYVQELPGIGKRYDVDLGSNTQRISIVVRRDGNRDLYVFAAGADDPVAVIEMSEEQARKVGALLSGTYFSE is encoded by the coding sequence ATGGGCAAGGGCATCTACGTGCAGGAACTACCGGGCATCGGCAAGCGGTACGACGTCGACCTGGGCAGCAACACCCAACGGATCTCGATCGTGGTACGCCGCGACGGCAACCGCGACCTGTACGTCTTCGCCGCCGGGGCGGACGACCCGGTGGCCGTGATCGAGATGTCCGAGGAGCAGGCCCGCAAGGTGGGCGCGCTGCTGTCCGGCACGTACTTCTCCGAGTAA
- the argS gene encoding arginine--tRNA ligase — MTVPSLASSLSAAVTTAAVALPGFAPLVRRSERADFQVDGALAAARTLRRNPRDVAAEIVAGLPVGGLVATAEVAGPGFVNLGLTDAALLSQVAGRLADPRLGVGTPEAGVTTVVDYSQPNIAKEMHVGHLRSTIIGDALVRILEHLGGTVVRRNHVGDWGTQFGMLIQYRSEHPAPVTEDTSLRGLALLYRRARAAFDADPAFAERSRRRVVALQGGDPETTRAWQQIVAESTRYFTDVYDLLGVRLTAADAVGESAYNAALPGVAADLAAQRTAVTSDGALCVFFDDVRGPDGEPTPLIVRKRDGGFGYAATDLAALRQRVTELRADRLLYVVDARQALHFRMVFDTARRAGWLPSDVPAAHVAFGTVLGPDGRPFKTRAGDTVRLVDLLTEAVDRAREVVAAKNPDLTDAARDERARQVGIGAVKYADLATSRTRDYTYDPDRMLALTGNTGVYLQYAHARVRSILARADGADETVDPGVALDPAERALILDLDAFADVLDEVVAGYEPHRLCGHLHRLAQSFTTFYERCPVLRAESPYRGNRLALCRLTGDTLRTGLGLLGIDAPERL, encoded by the coding sequence GTGACCGTGCCTTCGCTGGCCTCGTCGTTGTCCGCCGCCGTCACCACCGCCGCTGTCGCGCTGCCGGGGTTCGCCCCGCTGGTGCGCCGATCCGAGCGGGCCGACTTCCAGGTCGACGGCGCGTTGGCGGCGGCGCGGACGCTGCGGCGCAACCCTCGGGACGTGGCGGCGGAGATCGTCGCGGGCCTGCCGGTCGGTGGTCTGGTGGCCACCGCCGAGGTCGCCGGTCCGGGATTCGTCAACCTCGGCCTGACCGACGCGGCGTTGCTGTCCCAGGTCGCGGGCCGGCTCGCCGATCCCCGGCTCGGCGTCGGCACCCCCGAGGCGGGTGTCACCACCGTGGTCGACTACTCGCAGCCGAACATCGCCAAGGAGATGCACGTCGGTCACCTGCGGTCCACGATCATCGGCGACGCGCTGGTGCGGATCCTGGAGCACCTGGGCGGAACGGTGGTGCGGCGCAACCACGTCGGCGACTGGGGCACGCAGTTCGGGATGCTGATCCAGTACCGGTCCGAGCATCCCGCGCCGGTCACCGAGGACACCTCCCTGCGCGGGCTGGCCCTGCTCTACCGCCGGGCACGGGCGGCGTTCGACGCCGACCCGGCGTTCGCCGAGCGGTCCCGGCGGCGGGTGGTGGCCCTCCAGGGCGGCGACCCGGAGACGACGCGTGCCTGGCAGCAGATCGTGGCCGAGTCGACCCGCTACTTCACCGACGTCTACGACCTGCTCGGCGTACGGCTGACCGCCGCCGACGCGGTGGGGGAGAGCGCGTACAACGCCGCACTGCCCGGGGTCGCGGCCGACCTCGCCGCCCAGCGGACGGCGGTGACCAGCGACGGCGCGCTCTGCGTCTTCTTCGACGACGTGCGTGGGCCGGACGGCGAGCCGACGCCGCTGATCGTGCGCAAGCGCGACGGCGGGTTCGGGTACGCCGCCACCGACCTCGCCGCGCTGCGGCAGCGGGTCACCGAACTGCGCGCCGACCGGCTGCTGTACGTGGTCGACGCCCGGCAGGCGCTGCACTTCCGGATGGTCTTCGACACCGCGCGGCGGGCCGGCTGGCTGCCGTCCGACGTGCCCGCCGCCCACGTCGCGTTCGGCACCGTCCTCGGTCCCGACGGGCGGCCCTTCAAGACCCGGGCCGGCGACACCGTCCGCCTGGTCGACCTGCTCACCGAGGCGGTGGACCGGGCCCGCGAGGTGGTCGCCGCCAAGAACCCCGACCTGACCGACGCGGCACGCGACGAACGGGCCCGGCAGGTCGGCATCGGCGCGGTCAAGTACGCGGACCTGGCGACCAGCCGGACCCGCGACTACACCTACGACCCGGACCGGATGCTGGCGTTGACCGGCAACACCGGGGTCTACCTCCAGTACGCGCACGCCCGGGTGCGGTCCATCCTGGCCCGCGCCGACGGTGCCGACGAGACCGTGGACCCGGGCGTCGCGCTGGACCCGGCGGAACGCGCGTTGATCCTCGACCTGGACGCCTTCGCCGACGTCCTCGACGAGGTGGTGGCCGGGTACGAGCCGCACCGGCTCTGCGGACACCTGCACCGGCTGGCGCAGAGCTTCACCACCTTCTACGAGCGGTGTCCGGTGCTGCGGGCCGAGTCGCCGTACCGGGGCAACCGGTTGGCGCTGTGCCGCCTCACCGGCGACACCCTGCGTACCGGCCTGGGCCTGCTCGGCATCGACGCCCCCGAGCGGCTCTGA